One region of Priestia megaterium genomic DNA includes:
- a CDS encoding GNAT family N-acetyltransferase: protein MNIETSRLLIRKFKYEDWQDVYTYTSDANVMKYIPEGVFSKDDAKKFVNENMKENVKNFPVLLKNEKILIGHIVFFNYFEDHTYEIGWVFNSLYHQKGYASEAAKAIVDYGFNTMKLHRVIATCQPENISSYRVMEKIGMRREGYFKKCIPTEKGWWDEYYYAILKEEWK from the coding sequence ATGAACATTGAGACTAGCAGACTACTAATACGCAAATTTAAATATGAAGATTGGCAAGATGTCTACACATATACTTCTGATGCTAATGTCATGAAATACATACCAGAAGGTGTTTTTAGTAAGGATGATGCGAAGAAATTTGTAAATGAAAATATGAAAGAAAACGTTAAAAATTTTCCAGTTTTATTAAAAAACGAAAAAATCCTAATTGGTCATATCGTCTTTTTCAACTATTTTGAGGACCATACTTATGAAATTGGCTGGGTATTTAATTCCCTCTATCATCAGAAAGGATATGCGTCAGAAGCGGCAAAAGCAATCGTGGACTATGGCTTTAATACAATGAAACTGCATCGGGTTATTGCTACTTGTCAACCTGAGAATATTTCTTCTTATCGTGTTATGGAGAAGATCGGGATGAGAAGAGAAGGGTATTTCAAAAAATGTATTCCAACTGAAAAAGGATGGTGGGATGAATATTATTACGCGATTTTAAAGGAAGAGTGGAAATGA